The Cloacibacillus sp. genome has a window encoding:
- a CDS encoding two-component regulator propeller domain-containing protein — translation MKNKIFIFLIPVLLLLNVARASADNLFLADYNQVLYNSESGMEANEANDVCQTSDGYIWVATYSGLMRFDGVKFQRFNTKADEFTAKSATTLFEDSRKRLWVGTNDKGLFVRENGRFRHIEDASGGGFNTVRALAEDAAGRIYFGAGSGVGVVSEKGLVRVGMGEWDSSFILDMGAAPDGSVWAVARTGELFILRGGTLERRFAQKELGGHGVISILQHSSGTMYGGLSDGGLLQMTYTGGALTTRLIETPGMSSVNGLFEDRSGRLWLCADNGPAYFDADFKFHKVDGCRLNSSLERILQDYEGQYWLASSRQGMLQLSRNKFTDINFALGVPAGVVNAALAEEGRLYIGSDAGLFIADKNYRFIETPYTKALAGKRVRHLMRDSKGNLWISVYSTGDGLMRVKPDGSVRIFSKADGMPNNKIRMTMERANGDVVAATNGGGAVIRGDKVVQTIGAREGLTNLTVLTLCEDGDGALCIGTDGGGIFVMKDGSLKNYTARDGLHADVILRLLYDKQHKGLWVSAGNGLCFVDANGKIRQIEVNAPITSGIFDIVENSNGKLVLLADTGVHIADKKALFAGDDVKWESYMHRDGLHSTVTANSWNQYGGSGKLYLCGTNGLYSINLDNVQKNKHRPKLAVNRVTADGKVFENTTKIEIPSTTKRLTVDLAVLSYMNPDYNRGQYRLKGFDKEDNYGGPKELSNISYTNLKGGTYTLEFTAENSDGVTSTAPLEIIIVKERAFHERPAVVVMALLLLAALIFLLTRWYYQRRAKELERRQEELRAIVAQAFSAIADTIDAKDTYTRGHSTRVAEYSVAVAKEMGFSQQQLDNLYYTALLHDIGKIGIPDNILNKPAKLTDEEYEIMKQHPAKGGHILRNITIIDEIKDGAAYHHEKYDGTGYNEGLKREAIPLIARIICVADALDAMASTRPYRTARSLDYILSELEKNIGTQFDPQIARIMIELLKNGKLKLYQDGEEER, via the coding sequence TTGAAGAATAAAATTTTTATTTTTTTAATTCCCGTCCTGCTGCTGCTCAATGTGGCGCGAGCCTCGGCTGATAACCTTTTTCTTGCCGACTACAATCAGGTTTTATACAATTCAGAATCGGGCATGGAGGCAAACGAGGCAAACGACGTCTGCCAAACCTCCGACGGATATATATGGGTCGCCACTTACAGCGGGCTTATGCGTTTCGACGGAGTCAAATTCCAGCGTTTCAACACCAAAGCAGACGAATTTACGGCAAAAAGCGCGACGACTCTCTTTGAGGACAGCCGCAAACGCCTCTGGGTCGGCACCAACGACAAAGGGCTCTTCGTGCGTGAAAACGGCCGTTTCCGCCATATCGAAGACGCCTCAGGCGGCGGCTTCAACACAGTACGCGCGCTCGCGGAGGACGCGGCCGGGCGTATATACTTTGGCGCTGGCAGCGGCGTCGGCGTCGTTTCTGAAAAGGGCCTCGTGCGCGTCGGCATGGGAGAATGGGACTCCTCCTTCATCCTTGACATGGGCGCTGCGCCGGACGGAAGCGTCTGGGCCGTCGCGCGCACAGGAGAACTGTTCATCCTGCGCGGCGGAACGCTTGAACGCCGTTTCGCGCAGAAGGAACTGGGCGGACACGGCGTCATCAGCATCCTGCAACATTCCTCCGGCACAATGTACGGAGGCCTCTCCGACGGCGGGCTTCTGCAAATGACCTATACCGGCGGCGCGCTTACGACGCGGCTGATAGAGACGCCCGGCATGAGCAGCGTCAACGGCCTTTTTGAAGACCGGTCGGGGCGGCTGTGGCTCTGCGCCGACAACGGCCCTGCCTATTTCGACGCCGATTTTAAATTCCACAAAGTGGACGGCTGCCGGCTCAACAGCTCTCTTGAACGCATCCTCCAGGACTACGAGGGGCAGTACTGGCTTGCCTCCTCGCGTCAGGGGATGCTGCAGCTTTCAAGGAATAAATTCACCGATATAAACTTCGCGCTCGGTGTTCCGGCAGGCGTCGTCAACGCCGCTCTTGCCGAAGAGGGACGCCTTTATATAGGCAGCGACGCTGGGCTTTTCATCGCCGATAAAAACTACCGATTCATCGAAACGCCGTATACGAAAGCGCTCGCCGGAAAGCGCGTGCGTCACCTCATGCGCGATTCAAAAGGAAATCTCTGGATAAGCGTTTACTCGACCGGCGACGGTCTCATGCGCGTGAAGCCCGACGGCTCTGTGCGGATATTCTCGAAGGCCGACGGTATGCCCAACAATAAAATACGAATGACGATGGAACGCGCAAACGGCGATGTCGTGGCCGCCACAAACGGAGGCGGCGCCGTCATCCGCGGCGACAAAGTGGTGCAGACGATAGGCGCGCGCGAAGGCCTGACGAACCTCACCGTCCTCACACTCTGTGAGGACGGCGACGGCGCACTCTGCATAGGCACCGACGGCGGCGGCATCTTTGTGATGAAGGACGGGAGCTTAAAAAACTACACGGCGCGCGACGGCCTACACGCGGACGTCATCCTCAGGCTCCTTTACGACAAACAGCACAAAGGCCTTTGGGTGAGCGCCGGAAACGGCCTCTGCTTTGTGGACGCGAACGGCAAGATACGGCAGATAGAGGTCAACGCCCCGATAACAAGCGGCATATTCGACATAGTTGAAAACTCAAACGGAAAGCTCGTGCTGCTTGCCGACACCGGCGTCCATATCGCTGACAAAAAGGCGCTCTTTGCCGGAGACGATGTGAAATGGGAATCCTACATGCACCGCGACGGCCTGCACTCCACAGTGACCGCCAACTCATGGAACCAGTACGGCGGCTCGGGCAAATTATACCTCTGCGGCACGAACGGGCTTTACTCAATAAACTTAGACAACGTGCAGAAAAACAAACACAGGCCGAAACTTGCGGTCAACCGCGTCACGGCCGACGGAAAAGTCTTTGAGAACACAACGAAAATAGAGATACCCAGCACAACGAAAAGGCTTACGGTAGACCTCGCCGTGCTCAGCTACATGAATCCCGACTACAACCGGGGACAGTACCGTTTAAAAGGCTTTGACAAAGAAGACAACTACGGCGGCCCAAAAGAACTCTCTAACATAAGCTACACAAACCTCAAAGGCGGCACCTACACGCTTGAGTTCACCGCAGAAAACAGCGACGGCGTCACAAGCACGGCACCGCTTGAAATAATCATAGTAAAAGAGCGCGCTTTCCACGAGCGGCCCGCAGTCGTCGTCATGGCGCTGCTTTTGCTTGCCGCGCTCATCTTCCTCCTCACGCGCTGGTATTATCAAAGACGCGCCAAAGAGCTTGAGCGCAGACAGGAAGAACTGCGCGCGATCGTGGCCCAGGCCTTCTCCGCGATAGCCGACACCATCGACGCGAAGGATACATATACGCGCGGCCACTCTACCCGAGTCGCGGAATATTCTGTCGCAGTAGCAAAAGAGATGGGCTTTTCGCAGCAGCAGCTCGACAACCTCTACTACACGGCGCTGCTGCACGACATCGGGAAAATAGGCATCCCCGACAACATCTTGAACAAGCCCGCAAAACTGACGGACGAGGAATACGAGATAATGAAGCAGCACCCGGCAAAGGGCGGCCACATCCTCCGCAACATAACGATAATAGACGAAATAAAGGACGGCGCCGCCTACCACCATGAAAAATACGACGGCACGGGATACAACGAAGGTCTCAAAAGAGAGGCCATCCCGCTCATAGCGCGCATAATATGCGTAGCCGACGCACTTGACGCAATGGCCTCCACTCGTCCCTACAGAACTGCGCGCAGCCTGGACTACATTCTCTCAGAGCTTGAAAAAAACATCGGCACGCAGTTTGACCCGCAAATAGCCCGAATAATGATAGAGCTGCTGAAAAACGGAAAACTGAAACTCTACCAGGACGGGGAAGAGGAACGCTGA